A single genomic interval of Brevibacillus brevis harbors:
- the edeK gene encoding edeine non-ribosomal peptide synthetase EdeK, which translates to MTTITAQNILLASGHFDREKDYWMENLSQEFHSLDLPTDSRASFQRQSELRELTIVFPDELSRALIHLSNGSDQRLFMALLSGFGILLSKYTGHQDICVGTAIFRQTEPGEFLNKVLPLRHQVLPEWSIKELLQEIRQTLKAAVEHQNYPILRLIEELQVPQQGNSTPFFEATCLLDVLHDQDSLEQVSSELQLLFSKKGNSLELLVRYVGQRYQLPMMERMMEHLVRIYQVIVTHPDQKIAEIACLSEAEVRELVLSFNDNRIDFPRDQSFDHLFEEQVKKTPHRKAVTDGKTTFTYQELNERSNRLARHFIQQGLRPGTKIGIYMKRNVDTLVAILAVFKAGGAYVPIDPDYPQHRILYIVQKSEITGLITQPDLLNGLESIQASSPELKYLYVFGPSDQSVESLSGEDIGRESAGTDLAYIIFTSGTTGQPKGVMVHHRGMINHIFAKINDLSLCEDDLVAQTASLCFDISVWQYLAVLLVGGSVQVVDTETVMDTQALHDVLRSNRVTVAEVVPSLLSVLLDLVQEWSDSERGFPDLRWMAVTGEELPAPLVRRWFACYSDIPLVNMYGPTEASDDITHHIIREMPSDQQIVVPIGIPIQNTHIYILDQNQCICPRGVKGEIGVAGPGVGYGYYKDEERTQKVFVANPYASWVEDPDYQVLYRTGDVGRITEDGYIEYFGRMDNQVKIRGYRIELSEIEQVMRRHPAVKDAVVLALSEETGAKYLCAYIVPMEEFSARDVRDYLFTVLPEYMVPMHYVKQNVLPLTPNGKVDRGALPKPGIQDRVDTSIFVSATTETEKTLTHIWAHVLQLDPNTISARDNFFALGGHSLKINAVAGQVVQQFGVQLPLRTMFNHPTIQELGKVIDGADKTILKRRFPVEARSYYPVTAAQRKFFILQQLNPADTSLHITAARFIEGALNREKVEHAFQGLVDRHESLRTSFDYLDGQVVQIVHDSLVFRLEVSEASAEQLEASLATFVRPFDLRQAPLLRAGLIRVEPEKHLLLFDMHHIVSDGVSMDILVEDFVRLYAGVLLPALEVQQKEFAVWQESALESGELQADYWTDMFTSPAPLLAIPTDYERPESLTFPGATIEFEISAEERQRLQDLAAEEHATLYIVLLSVYNMLLAKYSGQEDVVVGTPVAGRKFAEFDDVIGMFINTIPLRNYPKGEKTYREFLAEVREHTLASFEQADYPIDLFVQTLGLEPNTGRQPLFDTIFVLQNMDNPEGELELEGMIVKNYPLQNNTAKLDLHLSAYPVFDRLTCKLDYRSDLFRRETMEQFVSDFKSLLQQVMEDPERLLQDFELTREVALIQAQGVDWDFEF; encoded by the coding sequence TTGACAACGATAACGGCACAAAACATCTTGCTGGCCAGTGGGCATTTTGATCGAGAAAAAGACTATTGGATGGAGAACCTCTCTCAAGAGTTTCATTCACTTGACCTTCCAACAGACTCTCGGGCCTCGTTTCAGCGTCAGTCTGAGCTTCGTGAGCTGACCATCGTGTTTCCGGACGAACTGAGCAGGGCGTTGATTCATTTAAGCAATGGCTCGGATCAACGTTTGTTCATGGCTTTGCTGAGTGGATTTGGCATCTTGTTGTCCAAATACACGGGACATCAGGACATATGCGTTGGAACGGCTATCTTTCGTCAAACTGAGCCGGGTGAGTTTTTGAACAAAGTACTGCCCTTGCGTCATCAGGTACTTCCGGAATGGAGTATCAAGGAGCTGCTGCAAGAAATTCGGCAGACCTTAAAGGCCGCTGTGGAACATCAGAACTACCCAATCTTGCGGTTGATCGAGGAACTGCAAGTACCTCAGCAGGGGAATAGCACACCTTTTTTTGAGGCGACTTGCTTGTTGGACGTTCTTCATGATCAGGACAGTCTGGAACAGGTATCGAGCGAGTTGCAGCTCCTCTTTTCTAAAAAGGGGAACTCGCTCGAATTACTCGTGCGTTACGTGGGGCAAAGATACCAACTCCCCATGATGGAACGGATGATGGAGCACTTGGTCCGTATTTATCAGGTTATCGTAACCCACCCGGATCAAAAAATCGCCGAGATAGCGTGCTTATCTGAGGCAGAGGTACGGGAGTTAGTTCTTTCATTCAACGACAATCGGATTGATTTTCCGCGCGATCAGAGCTTTGATCACCTCTTTGAGGAGCAGGTAAAAAAGACGCCTCATCGCAAAGCGGTGACAGACGGAAAAACAACTTTCACCTATCAGGAATTAAACGAGCGATCTAATCGACTCGCGCGCCATTTTATCCAGCAAGGATTACGACCTGGCACAAAAATCGGTATTTATATGAAGCGTAATGTAGATACGCTTGTAGCGATACTCGCGGTGTTCAAGGCGGGGGGAGCCTACGTACCGATTGATCCAGACTATCCGCAGCATCGGATCTTGTACATCGTGCAGAAGAGCGAGATTACAGGGTTGATCACTCAGCCTGACTTGCTAAATGGATTGGAGTCGATTCAAGCATCCTCGCCTGAGCTGAAGTATCTCTATGTCTTTGGTCCATCCGATCAATCCGTAGAGTCACTTTCGGGAGAGGACATCGGTCGGGAGAGTGCGGGAACAGACTTGGCATATATCATCTTCACATCGGGCACGACTGGACAACCAAAAGGCGTAATGGTGCACCATCGTGGAATGATTAACCACATTTTTGCTAAAATCAACGACCTATCCCTCTGCGAGGATGATCTTGTCGCACAAACGGCTTCTCTTTGCTTCGACATTTCTGTATGGCAATATCTGGCTGTTTTGTTGGTGGGTGGCTCTGTGCAAGTGGTCGATACAGAGACGGTTATGGATACGCAGGCCCTTCATGACGTACTGCGTTCCAACCGCGTCACCGTAGCAGAAGTGGTACCATCTCTGCTCTCCGTGCTACTTGATCTCGTTCAAGAATGGTCCGACTCAGAACGCGGCTTCCCTGATCTGCGGTGGATGGCAGTGACAGGAGAGGAGTTACCTGCCCCTCTGGTACGGCGTTGGTTTGCCTGCTATTCGGACATTCCATTGGTGAATATGTACGGGCCAACGGAAGCATCCGATGATATTACCCACCACATTATCCGGGAAATGCCCAGCGATCAGCAGATTGTGGTTCCCATCGGCATACCGATCCAGAACACTCATATTTACATACTCGATCAAAATCAGTGTATCTGCCCGCGAGGCGTAAAAGGAGAAATAGGTGTGGCCGGGCCGGGGGTTGGATACGGCTACTACAAAGATGAGGAACGGACGCAAAAAGTTTTCGTAGCAAATCCGTATGCTAGCTGGGTAGAAGACCCTGACTACCAAGTCCTCTACCGAACGGGTGATGTAGGCCGGATCACGGAGGACGGCTATATTGAGTACTTCGGGAGAATGGACAATCAAGTCAAGATTCGGGGTTACCGAATCGAATTGAGTGAGATTGAACAGGTTATGCGCAGACATCCTGCGGTCAAGGATGCAGTGGTCTTGGCGCTTTCAGAGGAAACGGGTGCAAAGTACTTATGTGCCTATATCGTTCCCATGGAGGAATTTTCCGCCCGAGATGTGCGTGATTATCTGTTTACTGTGCTTCCGGAATACATGGTGCCGATGCACTATGTAAAGCAAAACGTATTGCCACTTACCCCTAACGGAAAAGTGGATAGAGGGGCTTTACCGAAGCCTGGCATACAGGATCGGGTCGACACATCTATTTTTGTGTCAGCGACAACCGAGACGGAAAAAACTCTTACCCACATTTGGGCGCATGTGTTACAGCTTGATCCAAACACAATCAGCGCTCGGGACAATTTCTTCGCTCTAGGGGGGCACTCGTTAAAAATCAACGCGGTAGCTGGGCAGGTTGTACAGCAGTTTGGCGTACAGCTTCCACTGCGAACCATGTTTAATCACCCAACGATTCAGGAACTTGGCAAAGTGATTGATGGCGCAGACAAGACGATTTTGAAAAGACGATTCCCAGTCGAAGCCAGATCGTACTATCCTGTTACGGCTGCTCAGCGCAAATTCTTTATTCTTCAGCAGTTGAATCCGGCTGACACAAGTCTTCACATTACGGCTGCTCGTTTCATCGAAGGAGCTTTGAACCGTGAGAAGGTAGAACATGCTTTTCAAGGACTGGTTGACCGCCATGAATCTCTTCGTACCTCGTTTGATTATCTAGATGGGCAAGTGGTTCAAATTGTACATGATTCGCTAGTCTTCCGTTTGGAAGTGAGCGAAGCAAGTGCAGAGCAGTTGGAGGCCAGCCTGGCAACGTTTGTACGGCCATTCGACTTGCGTCAAGCGCCATTGCTGCGTGCAGGGCTAATCAGGGTTGAACCGGAAAAGCATCTCTTGTTGTTCGACATGCACCATATCGTTTCAGACGGTGTATCCATGGATATTCTCGTAGAGGACTTTGTTCGTCTCTATGCAGGTGTGCTACTTCCTGCATTGGAAGTTCAGCAAAAAGAGTTTGCTGTTTGGCAGGAATCTGCACTTGAGTCAGGGGAGCTTCAAGCTGACTATTGGACAGACATGTTTACAAGCCCGGCTCCACTTCTAGCGATTCCGACTGATTACGAAAGGCCAGAATCTCTTACGTTTCCTGGTGCAACGATTGAGTTCGAGATATCGGCAGAGGAGAGGCAGCGGTTGCAGGATCTGGCAGCGGAAGAACATGCGACACTTTACATCGTGCTGTTATCGGTTTACAACATGCTGCTTGCAAAGTACAGCGGCCAAGAGGATGTCGTTGTCGGAACTCCAGTAGCTGGGCGTAAATTTGCAGAGTTTGATGACGTAATTGGGATGTTTATCAACACCATTCCTTTGCGCAATTATCCAAAAGGCGAGAAAACCTATCGCGAGTTTCTTGCGGAGGTCCGCGAGCATACGCTAGCCTCTTTTGAACAAGCGGATTACCCGATTGATCTGTTTGTCCAGACTCTTGGTCTTGAGCCAAATACAGGTCGTCAGCCCCTTTTTGATACGATCTTCGTCCTGCAAAACATGGACAATCCGGAAGGGGAACTGGAGCTTGAGGGAATGATCGTCAAAAACTATCCCCTGCAAAACAACACGGCTAAACTTGACCTTCATCTGTCGGCTTATCCGGTTTTCGACAGACTTACATGTAAGCTGGATTACCGCAGTGACCTGTTCCGGAGAGAGACGATGGAGCAGTTTGTGAGTGACTTCAAAAGCTTGTTGCAGCAGGTGATGGAAGATCCCGAGCGCCTCCTGCAAGACTTTGAATTGACCCGTGAGGTAGCCCTTATTCAAGCACAGGGCGTCGATTGGGATTTTGAATTTTAG
- the edeJ gene encoding edeine non-ribosomal peptide synthetase EdeJ, with the protein METTISQNILLTSRKFSREEQYWHEKLQGEWTLSLLPTEGTEKEGDGEEETNEISFVFPDDLNAAVAAHCDHHPMKLYLFLLSTFQIMLNRYKQTDDMIILTPVFQNPLPPNAWNRVLPLRVRMHPEATFAEVAKEGKQLVKEAMEHQNYPFSQMMQWLDLSDTDLKTLLDTAFVLENMQDIAALEGLSLQVVFACKQTEDGITGRVRYAGEQFQEAVIERMISHYLQILREVVVDPKRLVHTIDMLTEAERTDLLYTRNQTDVPHSAPKPIHQLIEEQAARTPHLTAAVFGHKTLTYAQLNGKANFLARMLKDRGIGRGSYVPVLMNRSLNLVISLLAVMKTGAAFVPLDVQSPNERKKQLLDELDCPVTLIGPEIHQEPSFVQMTRAVIVDADDIQEEEDLTVQVDVNDPIYVIYTSGSTGKPKGAVVPHIGIFNRFRWMDEHYGCTEQDAIFQTTPHHYDSSVWQLFWPLLHGGRTVLPIPEFEMTLDQVLHAISTYQITITDFVPSVFNLLVDQMETRMDIHDSLSSIRHLILGGEEITAHTVQLFLQRFPHVRITNLYGPTETSIGVIYFEIDHTHQGPIPIGKPIANTKILLLDSNRKLVPAGHQGEIYITGLCLGHGYLHDPEKTAASFVDNPYPEIGYQKLYKTGDLGRYLPNGNIKFCGRIDHQVKVRGHRIELGEIDEVLLSHPLVKECAVVFQEEKARLCAYYVSNAQELTASDLRGYLSERLPDHMIPSFFVSIEKMPLTAGGKINRKLLPEVDEQQASDAEYVAPRNEKEEQLVTIWKEILGIEKVGVHDSFFQLGGNSLLLLKMHAQIVKQVDSEISVAHLFSYYTIAMFVDFLEQRKQDQFASMEDQSDDDESLLELLREVKEGVLSVDKGAELIDKRKGN; encoded by the coding sequence ATGGAGACTACTATTTCGCAAAACATTCTGCTAACCAGTCGGAAATTTAGCCGGGAGGAGCAGTACTGGCATGAGAAATTACAGGGGGAGTGGACGCTCTCCCTCCTTCCAACCGAAGGGACGGAAAAGGAAGGCGATGGGGAGGAGGAGACTAACGAAATATCTTTTGTCTTTCCAGATGATTTGAATGCTGCCGTTGCGGCCCATTGTGATCATCATCCGATGAAGCTCTACCTGTTCCTTCTGTCGACGTTTCAAATCATGCTGAATCGGTATAAGCAGACAGACGACATGATCATTCTCACGCCCGTCTTTCAGAATCCGCTTCCCCCTAATGCTTGGAATCGGGTGCTGCCGCTGCGTGTACGGATGCATCCAGAAGCTACTTTTGCAGAAGTGGCGAAAGAGGGTAAGCAGCTGGTCAAAGAGGCAATGGAGCATCAGAACTATCCGTTTTCGCAAATGATGCAATGGCTTGATCTATCCGACACGGATCTGAAGACACTGCTGGATACAGCCTTCGTACTAGAAAACATGCAAGATATTGCTGCTTTAGAAGGCTTGTCCCTGCAAGTGGTATTTGCATGCAAGCAAACAGAGGATGGAATTACAGGCCGTGTACGGTATGCGGGCGAGCAGTTCCAAGAGGCTGTAATCGAACGGATGATCAGCCATTATCTGCAAATTCTTCGTGAAGTCGTCGTCGATCCTAAACGGTTGGTTCACACAATCGATATGTTGACCGAGGCGGAGCGGACAGATCTGTTGTATACCCGAAATCAAACAGATGTCCCTCATTCTGCTCCCAAGCCGATCCATCAACTGATCGAGGAACAGGCAGCGCGTACTCCTCATCTAACAGCAGCTGTGTTTGGCCACAAAACCCTTACTTACGCTCAATTGAATGGCAAAGCCAATTTCCTTGCGCGTATGTTGAAAGACCGCGGCATTGGAAGAGGAAGCTATGTTCCTGTCTTGATGAATCGTAGCTTGAATTTGGTCATTTCTCTGCTAGCTGTGATGAAAACTGGTGCGGCCTTTGTGCCATTAGACGTGCAAAGTCCGAACGAACGGAAAAAGCAGCTACTGGATGAATTGGATTGTCCGGTGACCCTGATCGGGCCAGAAATACATCAGGAACCGTCATTTGTGCAAATGACACGTGCTGTAATCGTCGATGCGGATGATATCCAGGAAGAAGAGGACTTGACGGTTCAGGTAGATGTGAACGATCCGATCTATGTGATCTATACATCTGGTTCCACTGGCAAACCAAAAGGAGCTGTCGTCCCTCATATCGGTATTTTCAACCGGTTTCGCTGGATGGATGAACATTATGGTTGTACGGAACAGGATGCCATTTTCCAGACGACTCCCCATCACTACGACAGCTCGGTCTGGCAACTATTCTGGCCGCTCTTGCATGGTGGCCGTACCGTCTTGCCGATTCCTGAATTCGAGATGACGCTCGATCAAGTATTGCACGCCATTTCAACCTATCAGATTACGATTACGGACTTTGTGCCGTCGGTCTTCAACCTGTTGGTGGATCAAATGGAAACACGGATGGACATACACGATTCACTTTCTTCGATTCGCCACCTGATCTTGGGGGGAGAGGAAATTACGGCTCACACCGTGCAACTGTTTCTTCAGAGGTTTCCCCACGTTCGTATCACGAATCTGTATGGTCCGACGGAGACGTCTATTGGTGTTATCTACTTTGAGATCGACCATACCCATCAGGGACCGATACCGATCGGAAAGCCGATAGCCAATACGAAAATTTTGCTGCTGGATTCAAATCGCAAACTTGTTCCGGCTGGACATCAAGGAGAGATCTATATCACAGGCTTGTGCTTGGGGCATGGTTACTTGCACGATCCTGAGAAAACAGCAGCCAGCTTTGTTGACAACCCATATCCGGAAATTGGTTATCAAAAGCTTTACAAGACAGGCGACCTTGGACGTTATCTGCCGAATGGCAATATCAAGTTCTGCGGTCGCATCGACCATCAAGTAAAAGTACGTGGGCACCGAATTGAGCTGGGGGAGATTGATGAGGTGCTCTTGTCCCACCCGCTAGTAAAAGAGTGTGCCGTTGTATTTCAAGAAGAGAAGGCTCGATTGTGCGCGTACTACGTATCGAATGCTCAGGAATTGACCGCAAGTGACTTGCGTGGTTATCTCAGCGAACGGCTTCCCGATCACATGATCCCTTCCTTTTTTGTCAGCATTGAAAAAATGCCGTTGACAGCAGGGGGCAAGATCAATCGCAAGCTATTGCCTGAAGTGGATGAGCAACAGGCGTCCGACGCAGAGTATGTAGCCCCACGAAACGAGAAGGAAGAACAGCTGGTTACCATCTGGAAAGAAATCCTGGGGATCGAAAAAGTGGGGGTACACGACAGCTTTTTCCAACTGGGAGGGAATTCCCTGCTGTTGCTTAAAATGCATGCGCAAATCGTAAAACAAGTGGATAGCGAGATTAGCGTCGCGCATTTGTTTTCATACTATACGATTGCCATGTTTGTGGATTTTCTCGAACAAAGAAAACAGGATCAGTTTGCATCTATGGAAGATCAAAGCGATGATGATGAATCCCTTCTGGAATTGCTGAGGGAGGTCAAGGAGGGAGTTCTCTCCGTAGACAAGGGTGCCGAGCTGATCGACAAAAGGAAGGGGAATTAG
- the edeL gene encoding edeine non-ribosomal peptide synthetase EdeL has translation MNGRMQLDLDLNEFNLLSDDEANLLTRVNQTDKPYRSNVTIAELFVEQAEKTPDRVAVVEADRERTYAELHAEANQLARILKDAGVVPSQLVGILADRSSRMVSAVLAILQAGGGYVPVDPHYPRARIRYLLQDSRCKVLVTESMYLDEIIPDLPDSIETIICLDETSFHHEGYKVYTASDIRGQKDEAIAPAGSEDDVAYVIYTSGSTGAPKGVMISHKQVLNTLFWLEETFPLSETDVVAQKTSISFTDSVWELFWPLMVGSKLSILKEEDGKDPGALYDWLREQRITVTQFVPAMMNVFLAHVHSRNEPDPLPNLKWVFNGGEALTANLVREWNRLFRIARIANIYGMTESAIYASVYLCTEQPAEESLRIPVGVPIANTHMFILGQTGEICPPEVKGEICIGGIGITDGYLGKPELTEKAFTYHPNTGERLYRTGDVGLLSETGVFEYLGRMDDQVQVRGYRVELKEVERAVLQHSAVNQVAVLAITDQMGLTELACYYVVQKDGIQPDGLRAHLLEWLPGYMIPSYFMELSEMPLTPHGKIDRKALPAVKPGVSSDYVAPVNPIEQKLAELWADVLQISSPGVLDHFVGQGGHSLKAIQLLSRIESDFQVKLSMRDLFDAPTIRGLATRLTGHLKETEQKPIALLSDQEYYPVTGAQERLYLLWQLEEDATSYHTPGVMRIIGSLDSGRLQDIADQLVARHEALRTSFHLMEGQVKQKVHGDLSVQIETWKADEETVEKEIERFFRPFDLKQAPLLRIGLIALSSEEHLLIFDMHHIISDGISKSILLEEFCNLYQGQVLPELSVQAKEFAWWQREQAAEIGWAEHEAYWLDAFSQQPQPLAIPTDYPRTQTMTFDGDELLTELSGEWLEKLDSFTRQSSSTLYMLLLAVYSVLLSKYSNQEDIVIGCDMDGRQRAEFAPVVGMFVNTLALRNWPKKELTVREYIGQVRQNVLSGFEHGDYPFDQLVSQIQFPRDPARNPLFDAMLTLHHAAEQQKVRLDQIEFAPYEFRRKAAMLDLALEVVKAEDHICMHWQYNTNLYHRRTIEKMAQDFVNLLEQMVAHPNRTIGQLQIGHGVVQVAQGQVDDDDFAF, from the coding sequence ATGAATGGACGTATGCAGCTCGATCTGGATCTGAACGAGTTTAACCTGCTCTCTGATGATGAAGCGAACTTGTTAACCCGAGTCAATCAGACAGACAAACCGTATCGCAGCAATGTAACAATCGCTGAACTGTTCGTAGAGCAAGCGGAAAAAACGCCTGATAGAGTCGCAGTGGTAGAGGCGGATCGAGAAAGAACATACGCAGAACTACACGCGGAAGCAAACCAGCTAGCCCGTATCTTAAAAGATGCGGGTGTAGTTCCATCGCAACTCGTAGGAATTCTCGCAGACAGGAGCTCCCGTATGGTGTCGGCAGTTCTTGCAATCCTCCAAGCGGGTGGGGGATACGTCCCGGTTGATCCGCATTATCCTCGAGCTAGAATACGCTATCTTTTGCAGGACAGTCGCTGCAAGGTGCTTGTAACAGAATCCATGTATCTGGACGAGATCATACCGGATCTACCTGACAGCATCGAAACGATCATTTGTTTGGACGAGACTTCCTTCCATCACGAAGGATACAAAGTCTATACAGCGTCCGACATTCGCGGTCAAAAGGATGAGGCGATAGCTCCGGCGGGTTCAGAGGATGATGTAGCGTATGTCATCTACACATCTGGTTCGACTGGTGCACCAAAAGGCGTCATGATTTCGCACAAACAGGTATTGAATACGTTGTTTTGGCTGGAGGAGACTTTTCCGCTAAGCGAGACAGACGTGGTTGCCCAAAAAACCTCGATTTCTTTTACGGACTCGGTGTGGGAATTGTTTTGGCCCCTGATGGTTGGATCAAAGCTGTCTATTTTGAAAGAGGAAGACGGGAAAGATCCAGGAGCATTGTATGACTGGCTGCGAGAGCAACGTATTACCGTCACCCAATTCGTTCCAGCGATGATGAATGTGTTTCTGGCTCATGTGCATTCACGTAATGAACCAGACCCGTTACCCAATTTGAAGTGGGTATTTAATGGAGGAGAAGCGCTGACTGCTAATCTGGTTCGCGAATGGAATCGATTGTTCCGTATTGCGCGAATCGCCAATATTTACGGGATGACAGAATCAGCGATTTACGCTTCCGTCTATCTTTGCACAGAACAGCCAGCTGAAGAATCACTCAGAATCCCTGTTGGTGTTCCCATTGCCAATACGCATATGTTCATCCTTGGACAGACGGGGGAAATTTGTCCTCCAGAAGTCAAGGGGGAGATTTGCATCGGAGGAATTGGTATCACCGACGGATATTTGGGCAAGCCTGAGTTGACCGAAAAAGCTTTTACGTATCATCCCAATACCGGCGAGCGCCTTTACCGTACGGGAGATGTAGGATTGCTCAGCGAAACAGGAGTATTTGAATATCTAGGGCGGATGGACGACCAGGTTCAAGTGCGCGGCTATCGTGTGGAACTGAAAGAAGTGGAACGCGCCGTGCTTCAGCATTCTGCTGTGAATCAGGTAGCTGTTTTGGCTATAACTGATCAAATGGGTTTGACCGAACTGGCTTGCTACTATGTCGTGCAAAAGGACGGCATTCAGCCAGATGGGCTTCGTGCGCACCTGCTGGAGTGGCTCCCCGGATATATGATCCCGAGTTACTTTATGGAGCTGTCCGAGATGCCGCTTACCCCGCATGGAAAGATCGATCGCAAAGCTTTGCCTGCTGTAAAGCCCGGCGTCAGTAGTGATTACGTGGCCCCGGTAAATCCGATCGAACAAAAGCTGGCTGAGTTGTGGGCGGATGTCTTACAGATTTCATCCCCTGGTGTACTTGATCATTTTGTCGGACAGGGAGGGCATTCGCTGAAGGCCATTCAGCTTTTATCCAGGATTGAAAGTGACTTTCAAGTGAAGCTTTCTATGCGTGACCTGTTTGATGCCCCGACGATTCGTGGTTTGGCGACAAGGCTTACAGGCCATCTCAAGGAGACGGAGCAAAAACCGATCGCCTTGCTCTCTGATCAGGAATATTACCCTGTCACAGGTGCACAAGAGCGACTTTACCTGTTGTGGCAGTTGGAAGAAGATGCTACCAGCTATCATACACCGGGAGTGATGCGGATCATCGGTTCCCTTGATTCAGGGCGTCTTCAAGACATTGCAGATCAACTCGTCGCACGACATGAGGCGCTACGCACCTCGTTTCATTTGATGGAAGGTCAGGTGAAGCAAAAAGTACACGGTGACCTGTCTGTACAGATCGAGACATGGAAAGCAGACGAGGAAACGGTAGAAAAGGAAATCGAACGCTTTTTCCGGCCATTCGATTTAAAGCAAGCTCCTTTGCTTCGCATAGGCCTAATTGCGCTCTCATCAGAGGAGCATCTGCTGATTTTTGATATGCACCATATCATTTCGGATGGCATATCCAAGTCCATCTTGCTTGAGGAGTTTTGTAACCTTTACCAAGGACAGGTATTGCCGGAATTGTCGGTACAGGCCAAGGAATTCGCTTGGTGGCAAAGAGAACAAGCTGCCGAGATCGGCTGGGCCGAGCATGAAGCCTACTGGTTGGATGCATTTTCTCAGCAGCCGCAGCCGTTGGCAATCCCGACCGATTATCCTCGCACACAAACCATGACATTTGATGGAGATGAATTGCTGACTGAGCTGTCTGGAGAATGGCTAGAAAAACTCGACTCATTTACCCGTCAGAGTTCTTCGACGCTGTACATGCTTCTGTTGGCTGTCTATTCTGTTTTGTTATCCAAATACAGCAATCAGGAAGACATCGTCATCGGTTGCGACATGGATGGTAGACAACGTGCGGAGTTTGCTCCTGTTGTGGGAATGTTTGTTAACACCTTGGCCCTGCGAAACTGGCCGAAGAAGGAATTGACTGTCCGAGAGTATATCGGGCAGGTACGCCAAAACGTGCTAAGCGGTTTTGAGCATGGAGACTATCCATTCGATCAACTGGTAAGCCAGATTCAATTCCCCCGTGATCCAGCAAGGAACCCGTTGTTTGACGCCATGCTGACCCTGCACCATGCAGCGGAGCAGCAAAAGGTCCGTCTCGATCAAATCGAGTTTGCTCCGTACGAGTTCAGACGCAAAGCTGCCATGCTCGATCTGGCTTTGGAAGTGGTGAAGGCTGAGGATCACATATGCATGCACTGGCAATATAACACGAACTTGTATCACAGAAGAACAATCGAGAAGATGGCTCAAGATTTTGTCAATCTTCTGGAGCAAATGGTAGCCCACCCGAACCGAACCATCGGACAACTTCAGATCGGTCATGGAGTAGTACAGGTAGCACAGGGACAAGTGGATGACGATGACTTTGCTTTTTAA
- a CDS encoding pyridoxal phosphate-dependent aminotransferase has product MEIRSSINFHDERFLMFVLDQMANELERNGGEAIRMTLGKSEMPLHPEIINSMQQALNSFEKYSLVYPGGLPELKDKLATHYKTKYDVSIKPENFVISVGTSTLFRNLFYLLLKEGDEVLLPLPYYSLYHFCALLVGAKVRYYKIDLDTLRLDVDSFKENFTDKTKVVVINTPGNPLGNILTKEELYTIDSIVDGRAAIINDEIYANTYFDDECESVMQLQNTKSTFITTDAFSKAYRMYSRRVGYAIVPDELVQPLTVIQHHTLLTADPVVQFGAMAALDYQHEVDHLVQLYKGRRDYTIDAFQNVPDVRALPARGSFYFTIDCEAFMKRKGISTSLELATQIFEATHVATVPGSDFGIPNTLRLSYSAAKYNEGINRLREFFTTT; this is encoded by the coding sequence ATGGAAATCAGATCCTCAATTAATTTTCACGACGAGCGCTTTTTGATGTTTGTACTGGACCAGATGGCAAATGAGCTTGAGAGAAACGGTGGAGAAGCGATCCGCATGACTCTTGGGAAGTCAGAAATGCCGCTGCATCCCGAAATTATCAATTCCATGCAACAGGCATTGAACAGCTTTGAAAAATATTCGCTCGTATATCCAGGTGGTCTGCCAGAGCTGAAAGATAAGCTCGCGACCCACTATAAAACAAAATACGATGTGTCAATCAAACCTGAGAATTTCGTGATCAGCGTCGGTACCAGCACACTCTTCCGTAACCTGTTCTACCTCCTGCTTAAAGAGGGCGATGAAGTGTTGCTACCACTTCCGTACTACTCGCTCTACCATTTCTGCGCGCTGCTAGTCGGTGCGAAAGTTCGTTACTACAAAATTGATCTGGATACGTTGAGACTTGATGTGGATTCGTTTAAAGAGAACTTTACAGACAAGACGAAAGTGGTCGTGATCAACACGCCAGGCAACCCGTTGGGAAATATTCTTACAAAAGAGGAATTGTATACGATCGACAGCATTGTAGACGGCCGTGCGGCTATTATCAATGACGAGATTTATGCGAATACCTACTTCGATGACGAGTGCGAATCTGTGATGCAACTGCAAAATACCAAGTCTACTTTCATCACAACGGATGCGTTTTCCAAAGCGTATCGGATGTATAGCAGACGTGTCGGATATGCGATCGTACCGGATGAGCTGGTACAGCCACTGACGGTCATTCAGCACCACACACTGCTCACTGCTGACCCAGTCGTACAGTTCGGAGCAATGGCTGCGCTTGATTACCAGCATGAGGTTGATCATTTGGTCCAACTGTACAAAGGTCGTCGGGACTACACGATTGACGCTTTCCAAAATGTACCGGATGTTCGTGCTCTGCCAGCGAGAGGCAGCTTCTACTTTACGATTGACTGCGAAGCATTTATGAAGAGAAAAGGCATCAGCACCTCGCTTGAGTTGGCTACGCAAATTTTCGAGGCTACACATGTGGCGACGGTACCGGGTTCAGACTTTGGCATCCCGAACACACTGCGCCTCTCATACTCTGCCGCCAAGTATAACGAGGGAATTAACCGTTTACGGGAATTTTTCACCACCACCTAA